One Nitrospira sp. DNA window includes the following coding sequences:
- a CDS encoding UTP--glucose-1-phosphate uridylyltransferase, with protein MTRMDVRKAIIPAAGLGTRFLPATKASPKEMLPLVDKPLIQYVVEEAVASGIEDIIVITGRGKRAIEDHFDRSLELEENLKGSGKGQVLNQIRHISNLANFCYVRQSEALGLGHAVLCAQHLIGDEPFAVILGDEIIDAAVPGLAQLIHIYKQRKGAVLGVQEVPHHEVSRYGIISARRAGNGLHRVEDLVEKPAPADAPSNLAVIGRYVLPPEIFPILRKTPPGKNGEIQLTDALRQLVRHTPMFAHEIQGQRHDAGDKLGFLIATVELALKNPSLGPAFAEFLQQRLRPTAVDTRRRGNGRSGQGRRRATD; from the coding sequence ATGACGCGCATGGATGTACGTAAGGCGATCATTCCCGCAGCAGGACTGGGCACTCGCTTCCTTCCCGCCACCAAAGCATCCCCGAAAGAGATGCTGCCGCTGGTCGACAAACCGCTGATTCAGTATGTCGTGGAGGAAGCCGTCGCGTCCGGCATCGAAGACATCATCGTCATCACCGGCCGGGGCAAGCGGGCGATCGAAGACCACTTCGACCGTTCGCTGGAACTGGAAGAGAATCTCAAGGGCAGCGGCAAGGGGCAGGTGCTGAATCAGATCCGGCACATTTCGAATCTGGCGAATTTCTGTTACGTCCGCCAATCGGAAGCCCTCGGGTTGGGACATGCCGTCCTCTGCGCCCAACATCTGATCGGCGACGAACCGTTCGCAGTGATCCTGGGCGACGAAATCATCGACGCAGCGGTCCCGGGCCTCGCGCAACTCATCCATATCTACAAACAACGCAAGGGCGCCGTCCTGGGCGTACAGGAAGTTCCGCATCACGAGGTCAGTCGGTACGGCATCATCTCAGCCCGCCGCGCGGGGAACGGGTTGCACCGGGTCGAGGACCTGGTCGAAAAGCCGGCTCCCGCCGATGCGCCGTCGAATCTGGCGGTCATCGGGCGTTATGTCCTGCCGCCGGAAATTTTCCCGATCCTCCGCAAGACGCCGCCAGGCAAGAACGGCGAGATTCAGCTGACCGATGCCTTGCGGCAGCTCGTCCGGCATACCCCGATGTTCGCGCATGAAATCCAGGGGCAACGGCATGATGCCGGCGACAAGCTCGGATTTCTCATCGCCACCGTGGAGTTGGCGCTGAAAAATCCGTCCCTGGGACCTGCGTTCGCCGAGTTCCTGCAGCAACGACTCCGCCCGACAGCCGTCGACACTCGTCGTCGCGGCAACGGCCGCTCCGGCCAAGGTCGAAGACGCGCCACCGACTAG
- a CDS encoding ATP-dependent protease La Type I: MAEALEQDFSSNQNLEPPDQLPLLPVRDIVVFPYMVLPLFVGREMSIKAIEAALAGNRMLFLATQKSLDVENPQPNDIHPVGTVGIIMRMLKLPDERIKILVQGLAKGRIEEYIQNDPYYSVRIKKLVEAKQPGSTLETEAVMRTVKEQIEKIVSLGKVLIPDVMVVIENLEDPGRLADMVASNLGLKVDITQAVLEIVDPIQRLRQVSEILAKEIDVLSMQQKIQAQAKGEMDKTQREYFLREQLKAIQKELGELDERAEEVAEFRKRIKDAKMPEKVLKETEKQLKRLEKMHPDTAESATVRTYLEWMVELPWNKKSKDNLDLKAAMKVLNEDHYDLEKVKERIVEYLAVRKLKEKMKGPILCFVGPPGVGKTSLGKSIARALGREFVRISLGGVRDEAEIRGHRRTYVGALPGRIIQGMKQAGTSNPVFMLDEVDKVGMDFRGDPSAALLEVLDPEQNNTFTDHYLGVPFDLTEVMFVTTANLMDPILPALRDRMEVIDIPGYTEEEKLGIAQKYLIPRQMTEHGITEQHIRLGEATIRHVISHYTREAGVRNLEREIANLMRKVAKKVAEGKTQCHTVDQQNLHKFLGVPKFVPEAELEKDEVGVATGLAWTESGGDVLYIEATVMKGKGQLTLTGHLGDVMKESAQAALSYVRSREKTLGISPDIFAKNDIHIHVPAGAIPKDGPSAGITMATAIASALAQVPVRSDLAMTGEITLRGRVLPIGGLKEKILAAKRAKLSTVILPKRNKKDLEEIPKHLLKDIELLFVETVDDVIKAALKHTASRKPGTARKKPSKHAARTSTSKRAAGSPRRSVHLPAASPAASL, translated from the coding sequence ATGGCTGAAGCATTAGAACAAGACTTTTCAAGCAATCAGAACCTCGAACCGCCTGACCAGCTGCCCCTGTTGCCCGTCCGGGACATCGTGGTCTTCCCCTATATGGTGCTGCCGCTGTTCGTCGGACGCGAGATGTCGATCAAGGCGATCGAAGCGGCGCTCGCCGGCAACCGGATGTTGTTCCTCGCGACACAGAAATCCCTGGACGTCGAAAACCCGCAGCCGAACGACATCCATCCGGTCGGGACCGTGGGCATCATCATGCGCATGCTCAAGCTGCCCGACGAGCGCATCAAAATTCTGGTGCAGGGGCTCGCCAAGGGACGGATCGAGGAATACATCCAGAACGATCCCTACTATTCGGTCCGTATCAAGAAACTGGTCGAGGCGAAGCAGCCCGGCTCCACCTTGGAGACGGAAGCGGTCATGCGCACCGTCAAGGAGCAGATCGAAAAGATCGTCAGTCTCGGCAAGGTACTGATTCCGGACGTGATGGTCGTGATCGAGAACCTGGAAGACCCAGGACGGCTGGCCGACATGGTCGCCTCCAATCTGGGATTGAAGGTGGACATCACGCAAGCCGTCCTGGAGATCGTAGACCCGATCCAGCGTCTGCGGCAGGTCAGCGAGATCCTCGCGAAGGAAATCGATGTCCTCTCCATGCAACAGAAGATTCAGGCGCAGGCCAAGGGAGAGATGGACAAAACCCAGCGCGAGTATTTCCTGCGCGAGCAATTGAAGGCGATCCAGAAAGAACTCGGCGAGCTGGACGAGCGGGCGGAAGAAGTCGCGGAATTCCGCAAACGGATCAAAGACGCCAAGATGCCCGAGAAGGTCCTGAAGGAAACCGAAAAGCAGCTCAAGCGGCTGGAGAAAATGCACCCGGACACGGCAGAATCCGCCACGGTCCGGACCTACCTGGAGTGGATGGTCGAACTGCCGTGGAACAAAAAGTCGAAGGACAACCTCGACCTGAAGGCCGCGATGAAGGTCCTGAACGAGGACCATTACGACTTGGAAAAGGTGAAGGAGCGTATCGTCGAGTACCTGGCCGTGCGCAAGCTGAAGGAAAAGATGAAAGGCCCCATCCTCTGTTTCGTGGGACCGCCCGGTGTCGGCAAGACCTCGCTGGGCAAATCCATCGCGCGCGCGCTGGGGCGCGAGTTCGTCCGCATCAGCCTGGGCGGGGTGCGGGACGAAGCCGAAATCCGCGGCCATCGCCGGACCTACGTAGGCGCGCTGCCGGGACGGATCATCCAAGGCATGAAGCAAGCCGGCACGAGCAATCCCGTCTTCATGCTGGACGAAGTCGATAAGGTCGGCATGGACTTTCGCGGAGATCCCTCGGCCGCCCTCTTGGAAGTGTTGGACCCAGAACAGAACAACACCTTCACCGACCATTACCTCGGTGTGCCCTTCGATTTGACGGAAGTCATGTTCGTCACGACCGCGAACTTGATGGACCCGATCCTGCCGGCCCTGCGGGACCGCATGGAAGTCATCGACATCCCGGGCTACACGGAAGAAGAAAAACTCGGCATCGCACAGAAATACCTGATTCCACGCCAGATGACCGAACACGGCATCACCGAACAACACATCCGTCTCGGAGAGGCGACGATCCGCCATGTCATCTCGCATTACACGCGCGAGGCCGGGGTCCGCAACCTCGAGCGCGAGATCGCCAACCTCATGCGGAAGGTGGCCAAGAAGGTGGCGGAAGGCAAGACGCAGTGCCACACCGTCGATCAGCAGAATCTGCACAAGTTTTTGGGCGTGCCGAAATTCGTTCCGGAAGCGGAACTCGAAAAGGATGAAGTGGGCGTGGCGACCGGTCTGGCCTGGACGGAAAGCGGCGGCGATGTCTTGTACATCGAAGCGACCGTGATGAAGGGCAAGGGGCAGCTCACGTTGACCGGCCACCTCGGCGACGTCATGAAGGAATCGGCCCAGGCGGCGTTGAGTTATGTACGGTCGCGCGAGAAAACCTTGGGGATCAGTCCCGATATATTCGCGAAGAACGACATTCACATCCACGTGCCGGCTGGCGCCATCCCCAAAGACGGCCCCTCCGCCGGCATCACCATGGCGACGGCGATCGCCTCCGCGCTGGCACAGGTTCCGGTGCGCAGCGATCTGGCGATGACGGGGGAAATCACGTTGCGGGGACGGGTCCTGCCCATCGGAGGCCTGAAGGAAAAGATTCTGGCCGCCAAACGGGCCAAACTCTCGACCGTCATCCTCCCGAAACGCAACAAGAAGGATCTGGAGGAAATCCCCAAGCACCTGCTCAAGGACATCGAGCTGCTCTTCGTCGAAACGGTGGACGATGTCATCAAGGCAGCCCTGAAACATACCGCATCGCGCAAACCCGGCACGGCCCGCAAGAAGCCTTCGAAGCATGCGGCGCGAACGAGTACGTCGAAGCGGGCGGCCGGCTCACCGCGGCGAAGCGTCCACCTTCCGGCAGCCTCCCCGGCGGCTTCCCTGTAG
- a CDS encoding Thiamine-monophosphate kinase: protein MPPGRSRRAGAVSGEFALIRLLQAQVARPDRQVFRGIGDDAAVLKTSPSEWMLITTDLLAEGVHFDRSTSSFEDIGYRAAVANLSDIAAMGGAPRFMLVSLAIPSAWSTQQIQRLYRGMMQAALPYRVRLVGGDTSASRQGLFLNITLTGTVKPGLVLLRSGAKIGDRLYVTGTLGDSLAGLGLLTTSRRTDRSSLRPAHRRFLLARHHRPSARVQEGLWLAKHGLAGAAIDLSDGLSGDLRHLCDESGVGAEVIAASLPLSPACRAYAATYRLDARQIALQGGEDYELLFTVPLGRQQRFERLAADTDFRFTCIGSITPKRSGLRLRTDEGRTRVLPVTSYEHFLRPS, encoded by the coding sequence ATGCCGCCAGGCCGATCCCGTCGGGCCGGTGCCGTCAGCGGCGAATTCGCGCTGATCCGGCTGCTGCAGGCGCAGGTGGCCCGGCCGGACCGGCAGGTGTTCCGCGGGATCGGCGACGATGCCGCAGTCCTCAAGACCTCGCCCTCGGAGTGGATGCTCATCACCACGGACCTGCTGGCCGAAGGGGTGCACTTCGATCGCTCCACATCCTCCTTCGAAGACATCGGATACAGGGCCGCCGTCGCCAACCTGAGCGACATCGCCGCCATGGGTGGCGCTCCGCGCTTCATGTTGGTCTCGCTTGCGATCCCCTCGGCCTGGTCGACTCAACAGATTCAGCGGCTCTACCGCGGCATGATGCAGGCGGCTCTCCCCTATCGCGTCCGGCTGGTCGGCGGAGACACGTCTGCATCCCGACAGGGACTGTTTCTCAACATCACGCTCACGGGAACCGTGAAGCCCGGTCTGGTTCTGTTGCGAAGCGGTGCCAAAATCGGCGACCGGCTCTATGTCACCGGCACACTCGGCGATTCCCTTGCAGGCCTGGGCCTCTTGACGACAAGCCGCCGCACCGACCGCTCGAGCCTGCGTCCGGCGCACCGCCGGTTCCTGCTGGCTCGACACCACCGCCCATCGGCCCGCGTACAGGAAGGGTTATGGCTCGCCAAGCATGGACTGGCCGGTGCGGCGATCGATCTCTCCGACGGGCTGAGCGGCGATCTCCGCCATCTCTGCGACGAGAGCGGCGTCGGAGCGGAGGTCATCGCAGCCTCGCTCCCCCTCTCTCCTGCTTGCCGAGCCTATGCCGCGACCTATCGACTCGACGCGCGACAGATCGCCTTGCAAGGCGGCGAGGACTACGAGTTGTTGTTCACGGTTCCCCTCGGCCGGCAGCAACGGTTCGAGCGGCTGGCGGCCGACACCGACTTTCGCTTCACCTGCATCGGCTCGATTACTCCCAAACGTTCCGGCCTGCGCCTGCGGACGGACGAGGGTCGGACCAGAGTCCTGCCGGTCACCAGTTACGAACACTTTCTCAGACCGTCCTGA
- a CDS encoding dNTP triphosphohydrolase, broad substrate specificity, whose product MKLPPANPPAPYDGSALIADPIHEYLSFTVPYATPDPSERTEKDLIDSPWVQRLRYIYQLQSARWVYPSAEHTRFVHSLGTMHVAGRFARHLYPFLKTIAPDIPSAAFVEEFLRITALVHDIGHGPFCHFFDDNYLHGFGLSHEKLGQIIIREHLGPLIKKLRRSPSGPFDRGEELNPELIAHVILKEKGKDNSRIPRWINVLQPVISGSYTADNLDYVLRDAYMCGVAVGPVDLTRLIHYTIVTGKGFTIHKTGLPALQMFLNTRMYLYSNVYYHRTTRAIDIHLRDIFGDTMKLLFPHNPANHMDKYLTLTDWSLLEEVRGWKKAGRSNRRRLHQEWAHILGRDVKWKMAYSTVLKEKGVERGMDFPGHEQFQQQIRKALPSNLQTLPFRVDMAPLDPRPDPKDTRGIPLYVYDPGTKGVSIEPLEEFLDLLPTRLVQFRIYALDHEQDASLSRAAATVLNKTPLSIETNF is encoded by the coding sequence ATGAAACTACCGCCGGCAAATCCTCCCGCGCCCTATGATGGGTCGGCCCTCATCGCCGATCCCATCCATGAGTACCTGTCGTTCACCGTCCCCTATGCGACGCCTGATCCGTCGGAACGCACCGAAAAGGATCTCATCGATTCCCCATGGGTCCAGCGGCTGCGGTATATCTATCAGCTCCAGAGTGCACGATGGGTCTACCCTTCGGCGGAACACACGCGTTTCGTGCATTCGCTCGGCACTATGCATGTGGCGGGCCGGTTTGCGCGCCACCTCTACCCGTTCTTGAAAACCATCGCGCCGGACATCCCTTCGGCGGCCTTCGTCGAGGAGTTCCTGCGGATCACGGCCCTGGTGCACGACATCGGCCACGGCCCCTTCTGCCATTTTTTCGACGACAATTATCTGCACGGCTTCGGCCTCTCGCACGAAAAGCTCGGCCAGATCATCATACGAGAACATCTGGGCCCGCTGATCAAGAAGCTCCGGCGCAGTCCGTCCGGCCCGTTCGATCGCGGTGAAGAACTGAACCCGGAGCTGATCGCCCATGTCATCCTGAAGGAAAAGGGCAAAGACAACTCCCGGATTCCGCGCTGGATCAATGTCCTGCAGCCGGTGATCTCCGGAAGTTACACCGCCGACAACCTGGACTACGTACTGCGCGACGCCTACATGTGCGGGGTCGCAGTCGGACCGGTCGACCTGACCCGGCTGATTCACTACACCATCGTCACCGGCAAGGGCTTCACGATCCACAAGACCGGCCTGCCGGCCCTGCAGATGTTCCTGAACACCAGAATGTACCTGTACTCGAACGTCTATTATCACCGGACGACCAGGGCCATCGACATCCACCTGCGGGACATCTTCGGGGACACCATGAAGCTGCTGTTCCCCCACAATCCGGCCAACCACATGGACAAGTACCTGACCTTGACGGACTGGTCGCTGCTGGAAGAAGTGCGGGGATGGAAGAAAGCAGGACGAAGCAATCGGCGGCGCCTGCATCAGGAGTGGGCGCACATCCTAGGGAGAGACGTGAAGTGGAAAATGGCCTACAGCACGGTGCTGAAGGAAAAGGGCGTTGAGCGGGGGATGGATTTTCCCGGCCACGAACAATTCCAGCAACAAATCCGGAAGGCGCTGCCCTCCAACTTGCAGACCCTGCCGTTCCGCGTGGACATGGCGCCGCTCGATCCGCGCCCGGACCCCAAAGACACCCGCGGGATTCCGCTCTATGTCTACGATCCCGGCACCAAGGGCGTCTCCATCGAGCCGCTGGAAGAATTTCTGGACCTCCTCCCGACCCGCCTGGTGCAATTTCGTATCTATGCGCTCGACCACGAGCAGGACGCCTCCCTGTCCCGCGCCGCCGCGACGGTGTTGAACAAGACGCCGTTGAGCATCGAGACGAATTTCTAA